TCGGTACGTTTACGCTGCTGCGGCCGGTTTTTCTGTTCCTGTTGCTCGTCTCATTGCTGCTTTTCTTTGTGGTTCTATTGCCTAAGCGGTTCAATGCTTTTCTTTCACTGATTTCAGTCTTAAGCATCTCACTGATCACCGGTGTTGTCTCCCTGCAAGCAATGTACTACCATGCAATCATCGTCGATGAAATCGGACTCGGAGGTGATCCGGTTTTGTTTTTCATGACGCTTGCAACGCTGCTGTTTGGAATGCTCGCTTCCGCTCTTCAGGTGATAAGCCAGTCATGCATGCAGCAAGAAAAGACAGCACGAAAACGGCCATCAACTCACATTTGAATTGACGGCCGTTTTTTAATTATGATATCAAAAGAAGAACTCAACTTTCCAGCCAGGTCTCCAATCCGGCATATTGCCGTTTGGCATCCGAATATCCTTGGTTGTACAATTTCTCCAGCTTCACTGGATCGCGTTCCGTCCGGGTTACACCGTGGTCATCGGTTGGTCGGAAGATGAACACATCGCCTTCCCGTTCCATCTCTTCGATGCGCTCCATCGTTTCATTGTATAACGCCCAGCGCTTTTCAAGCGCCACCGTCAGCCCGGGATAGCGTTTATAGAACAGCCGGGCAGACCGGATCAGCCGGGAGGGCTTTTTGCGGTGGCCCGCTGATTTCGTCAGGACAATAATGTTTTTATCCGTTCCGTCCTGCAGCGCTTTGCCGATCGGGATGGGATCGGAAATGCCGCCATCCATCAAGGTTTTCCCGTCATAAATCACTCCCGGTGACACGAACGGCAGCGAGCAGGACGCCCTTACGAGTGACAGGACATCCGACCCCAATTCCGCCTTATCATAATAGAGCGGATCTCCTGTCACGCAATCGGTTGCAGTGATCCAGAACTGTTCCGGTGCGGCATGGAGCGCATCAAAATCAAGTGGCACAAGCTGGTTCGGGAGCTCATCGAATAATAGATCCATGCCGAATAATTCCCGTTTTCTAAGCAAGTTACGCGGGGAAATGTAATCCGGATGATGGATATAGCCGATTGAGACTTCCCGATTCCGCCCCGGTTGCCTGGCCAAATAAGAAGTTGCATAGCTGGCGCCGGCCGATACCCCGATTACATACGGCAAATACAAGTTCTTCTCCATGAAGTATTCCAGCACACCGGCCGTATAGACGCCGCGCATGCCCCCGCCTTCCAAAATCAATCCGTTCATCTGCTGTATTCTCTCCTTTGGTCACGTGGTCACGTATCGAATAATTCCCCGTTCAGCGCCTGAATGTACCGGTCGGCGGACTTCAGCACTTTCTCTTTTGCATCCGGAGCCACTTTGCGGTCGAACGCATTATACAATTCATCAAACACCAGACGGCTGATGTCCTGTTTCATACGCTTGATAACCGGGATGGGCAATGGAATCATATTCGGGTAGCTGTACATGAAACTCGTCCAATTCCGGTCGGATGCCACTTGAATCACATCTCCCGAAAAAACGATGCCTTTCCCGATATCCGCGTGCGCGATGGCCGCTCCCGCAAAATGACCGCCGAGCTGATGCAGCGTAAACTCCTCACTGAGTTGCAAGGACTTCCCGCTCCACAGCTCGAACCGGCTGCCGGGGTTCACGATCCATTCCGCGTCCGCTTCATGGATGTAAACATCGGCCTTGAATTCTTCCGACCATTCCGCCACTGCACAATAATAATGGGGATGTGACAGCGCAATCGCGTCAATCCCTCCCTGCTGTTCAAAAAACCGGCTGGTTTCTTCATCAAGGAACGTAACGGCATCCCAAAGGAGGTTGACTTTCTGTCCTTTTATGAAATAAGCCGTCTGTCCGATTGCGAATTTCGGTGCGGTGGTAATCGAATAAATGCGTTCGCTGATCTGCTCAATCCGGTTTGAATACCGGCCGGATTCCCGCAGCTCATCCAATGTCGCCCATTGCTGTCCGTCTATATTTACATATTGCCGTTCTTCCTCACAAATCCGGCAATGCGCCGGTGGCTGCGCTGATGGTGCATATTGTGTACCACAAGTGATGCATATAAAAGCCGGCAAGACCGCTCCCCCTTTCAAGCCGCGTATTTCTCAGAACCAATTCCGTCCATCATTCCAGTAATCCATCCGCTTTCCGGGGCGGGCTTACAAATCGGTACATGTAAGTCAGCGCTTCCGGCAGTGTCTTTCTCCATACAGCCCATTCATGGTCGCCTTCCACAAGGCTGAATTCCACTAGTTCCGGCTGCACTTTCCGCAGTTCCCGATAAAGCGTCAATGCATGATCTGCAATGCCAAACCGGTCATCCGCACCTGAATTAATATAAAGCGGCACCTTGATCTCTTGTTCTCTGTACTTTCCGAGGTGCCGGGTATAGATGGACTCACTCCATAGTTGCGGGTCATACTCGCCCGTCGGCGCCAAAAAAGCCGGATGCCGCAATGCAGAAGAGGCGTCGGGTGGCTGGAGCGGATACACCGCCGGACTGAGTGCCGCACCTGCCGCAAACAATTCCGGATGTTCCAAAATGAAGTTTACCGCCCCATAACCGCCAGCAGATAAGCCGGCAACCGCCCGTCCATCCTTTGCGGCAATCGTTCGCCACATTCGATCAACGTGCGGGATCAAATCATTGAAAAAAGCCGTTTTCTCTTTTCCGTTATAGCCATCGATCCACCAGCTATTGCTGCGCGGCATGACGATGATGGACGGTGGAATCGCTCCGCTTCCGATCAAGTTATCGGCCGTCTCTTTTGCCCGGCCATTGTCCAGCCAGTCGTACTCGGTGCCGCCTGAACCGTGCAAAAGATACACAACCGGATAAATCTTGCCTGATAGACCATATCCATCCGGCAAATAAATTGTATATGCATAGGATCGTTCCAAAACATCCGAATGGAATTCCTGATAGCGCACCACACCTGTTCCCGAAGGTTCCACCGGCAGTATCAATTCCGATGTCGCTGTCGGTAAAGCCGTGTTCGACGGACTGACGGATAA
Above is a genomic segment from Planococcus lenghuensis containing:
- a CDS encoding patatin-like phospholipase family protein gives rise to the protein MNGLILEGGGMRGVYTAGVLEYFMEKNLYLPYVIGVSAGASYATSYLARQPGRNREVSIGYIHHPDYISPRNLLRKRELFGMDLLFDELPNQLVPLDFDALHAAPEQFWITATDCVTGDPLYYDKAELGSDVLSLVRASCSLPFVSPGVIYDGKTLMDGGISDPIPIGKALQDGTDKNIIVLTKSAGHRKKPSRLIRSARLFYKRYPGLTVALEKRWALYNETMERIEEMEREGDVFIFRPTDDHGVTRTERDPVKLEKLYNQGYSDAKRQYAGLETWLES
- a CDS encoding alpha/beta hydrolase; translation: MLKKRLLSVLVLLVMPILLLSVSPSNTALPTATSELILPVEPSGTGVVRYQEFHSDVLERSYAYTIYLPDGYGLSGKIYPVVYLLHGSGGTEYDWLDNGRAKETADNLIGSGAIPPSIIVMPRSNSWWIDGYNGKEKTAFFNDLIPHVDRMWRTIAAKDGRAVAGLSAGGYGAVNFILEHPELFAAGAALSPAVYPLQPPDASSALRHPAFLAPTGEYDPQLWSESIYTRHLGKYREQEIKVPLYINSGADDRFGIADHALTLYRELRKVQPELVEFSLVEGDHEWAVWRKTLPEALTYMYRFVSPPRKADGLLE
- a CDS encoding MBL fold metallo-hydrolase; this translates as MPAFICITCGTQYAPSAQPPAHCRICEEERQYVNIDGQQWATLDELRESGRYSNRIEQISERIYSITTAPKFAIGQTAYFIKGQKVNLLWDAVTFLDEETSRFFEQQGGIDAIALSHPHYYCAVAEWSEEFKADVYIHEADAEWIVNPGSRFELWSGKSLQLSEEFTLHQLGGHFAGAAIAHADIGKGIVFSGDVIQVASDRNWTSFMYSYPNMIPLPIPVIKRMKQDISRLVFDELYNAFDRKVAPDAKEKVLKSADRYIQALNGELFDT